Sequence from the Streptomyces sp. R33 genome:
TCCTTGCGGCCCTCGCCCTCCGCGACCATGACCTCCAGCGTGCGGCCGACCTGCTTCTTGTTCTCCTCCCAGGAGATCTCCTCCTGCAGGGCGACCAGTCGCATGTAGCGCTCCTGGACGACCTCCTTCGGGATCTGCCCCTCCATGTCGGCCGCGGGGGTCCCGGGGCGCTTGGAGTACTGGAAGGTGAACGCGTTCGCGAAGCGCGCCTCGCGCACCGTGTGCATCGTCTGCTGGAAGTCCTCCTCCGTCTCACCGGGGAAGCCCACGATGATGTCGGTGGAGATCGCGGCGTGCGGAATGGCGGCGCGGACCTTCTCGATGATGCCGAGGAAGCGCTCCTGCCGGTACGAGCGGCGCATGGCGCGCAGGATGGTGTCCGAGCCGGATTGCAGCGGCATGTGCAGCTGCGGCATCACGTTCGGGGTCTCGGCCATCGCCGCGATCACGTCGTCCGTGAAGTCCCGCGGGTGCGGCGAGGTGAACCGGACCCGCTCCAGGCCCTCGATCTGGCCGCAGGCGCGCAGCAGCTTGCTGAACGCCTCGCGGTCGCCCAGGTCGGACCCGTACGCGTTGACGTTCTGCCCGAGCAGGGTGATCTCGGAAACGCCCTCGGCGACCAGGGCCTCCACCTCGGCGAGGATGTCGCCGGGACGGCGGTCCTCCTCTTTGCCGCGCAGCGCCGGGACGATGCAGAAGGTGCAGGTGTTGTTGCAGCCGACGGAGATCGAAACCCAGGCGGCGTACGCGGACTCGCGGCGGGTCGGCAGCGTGGAGGGGAACGCCTCCAGCGACTCGGC
This genomic interval carries:
- the miaB gene encoding tRNA (N6-isopentenyl adenosine(37)-C2)-methylthiotransferase MiaB, which produces MTSSSDRSTAVDVKGTYEVRTYGCQMNVHDSERLSGLLEGAGYTRAPEGSDGDADVVVFNTCAVRENADNKLYGNLGRLAPMKTKRPGMQIAVGGCLAQKDRDTIVKRAPWVDVVFGTHNIGKLPVLLERARIQEEAQVEIAESLEAFPSTLPTRRESAYAAWVSISVGCNNTCTFCIVPALRGKEEDRRPGDILAEVEALVAEGVSEITLLGQNVNAYGSDLGDREAFSKLLRACGQIEGLERVRFTSPHPRDFTDDVIAAMAETPNVMPQLHMPLQSGSDTILRAMRRSYRQERFLGIIEKVRAAIPHAAISTDIIVGFPGETEEDFQQTMHTVREARFANAFTFQYSKRPGTPAADMEGQIPKEVVQERYMRLVALQEEISWEENKKQVGRTLEVMVAEGEGRKDGTTHRLSGRAPDNRLVHFTKPEAEVRPGDVVTVDITYAAPHHLLAEGPTESVRRTRAGDAWEKRSAAPAQPQGVMLGIPTLGVPAPLPATTSGCAVPSSS